The Arachis hypogaea cultivar Tifrunner chromosome 14, arahy.Tifrunner.gnm2.J5K5, whole genome shotgun sequence DNA window TGGTGTAACCGGCTCTTTGTCTTTTCGGCGCATCCTAAAAAGGAGAGATAAAAATAGATTTCAAGATCACATggtaacaacaaaagaaaaataatgaggGAGCATGAACAATGTAAAGAAAATACAATTGCTTAATTGAGGAGCTTTCCAAAATAGTGTGGCTTAAAAAAAGACGATGTGTGCATTCTAAGTGTGCGCACGACTAGAGCACATACATTGACCGGCTAAGACGGCAATCACACAGTTAAACAACTAAAGCTCAATGCTTCTCAATCAAGTGGCTTAAGTTGCAAGTCTAAAGAATTGAGATACAAGCAATCTTAAGCAAACACAAAGTAACTTAATTGAATTCTTTGAAAAAATGGGTATTGGAGTTGTGGAAATGAAACCTCATTGTTATGAAAGTGCACAACAATAATAACCATTTAAGCAAAGTTGGATATCATTTGTTCATCCCGAAAATGGGAGAATCACATAAACAATGTGCTTGAGTTAAAGCAAAAGATGCTTGATGAAGACATCAAGCTATGACACTTGTAATGTGATTATTCTAATTCAATTACTATGATGAAAAATGaagaatttaattcaattaagGTCGATGCATTCATAAACAAGTCACCCATTAACAACGAAGCCAAGTCATGTAAAACATGGGTGATTGAAACTTCAAGTTCAATAACTAAGGAAATGCATTGATAGATTTAAGTTAAACAtcatcaagaatcatttttaacaTTGCACAAATTATGGAATATGCCAAACAAGAAATAAGTTGAGTGCATATGATGGCCATTTCATATGAATCAATCAAAAATTCACTTGGGCAATTCATCGAACACTTAATATGCATTGTGCAAACTTATCAAATTCAAgcttaatttcaattaataacaacccgataattaaaaaatcaaacatTGTAATACAACAGCAACTAATCGAGGCAATAAACTTAACCTAATTCATTTAACTGAAATTAAAACAAGCTAACAAATTgacataaaaagaaataaaacttgaaaataaaagaatgaaGAATGCAAGAGGAGAAGATGAAATAGTGGCACTTGTGATAGCCACTGCAAGGTCACGGCGGTCAGCTTTCCGGAGACACACTGGAGCTCCACAGAGGATGGGGAAGCTCGCTGGTGAAAGGTAAAGaaatgagaaaaagaagaagaagaaagaagacgaaagagagagagagaggggtggtGGCGGCTGAACGTCGGCCACGATGTCGGCGGCTACGTCGCCGGAAGGGGTTGGagaaggatcatgtgtgcgtgcgcagaggaaaatatttttattttatatatattttagataacTTGGagaaggatcatgtgtgcgtgtgcacacatgtgtgcatacgcacgaaGAGCAAAAATGACAGGGGTGCACTCACATAGGGGTATGCGAGCGCTCCCAACAGAGGGAGCGCAATTGAGTTGGCATATGCATAAGTaggtgcgtacgcatagagtgCGCAAAAAAACgttggtgtgcgtacgcacaaacagGTGTGCACGCACAAAAGGTGAAAGATACTGGGATGCACACGCACAAAGAGGTGCGACTGCTCCCAAAAGGGGTTGCGCGGggtagtgtgcgtacacacaagatgCAAAATTTGGTGATTGTgtacgtacgcacaggggtgtgcgcacgcacaatgccctgttttccaaaaatttttctttaaattctaAGGTACTAAGCCTTAACTCAACAAAAGTTTAACCCCAAACATCCGAAAATTCATACATTCATGATCTATATGCAAATTAACCTATCTATgctcaaaaattaaactaatcctaagtGAACCAACATAACAAAAATGCAATTAAGTCAAAATATAAACAAAGAGAGAAGGGTTAGAACAATGTtatcatggtggggtgtctcccacctagcactttggtttaacgTCCTTAATTTGTACGTGCATGAATTCAATGATCAACATTTGGAACCTCTCCAAGGAGGAAAATCTCCAACTCCTTGGCATGCTTGGATTGTGTGTGCTCCCATGATATAGGCTCCTTGacaaccttttcttcttcatatcCCACATTAGGCTCAACTACTCGCTCTTCAATTAGATCACAACCAAAGATAGAatatgcttcatgggttggtttctTGGCTCCCTCCAAGGTGAACTTCACCACTTTCCCTTCGGCTTCAAATGAATAAGACCCTGAAAATGTATCTAACTTGAACCGGGATGTCTTCAAAAATGGCCTCCCAAGAAGGATAGAAGATGGCTTGTCCGAATCAATTGGAGGGGTCTTCAAAATGTGAAAATCCACAAAAAATAGCAACTCTTGAATATTTACCAAGACATTCTCCGCAATTCCCACAGCCGACACAATACTTTTGTTCGCCAACACAAATCTTGCTCTGGACCGCTTCAATGGTGACAAGTTCAACTTTTCATAGATAAGGAGGGGCATGATGCTCACAcaagctcccaaatcacacatacAATCCATGAACTTCATCCCACCAATCACATAAGTTACTAGGCAAGGACGAGGATCACTACACTTCTCCGGAATAAGAGAAGAGATAGAGTCATTTACCGGATTCTTACCTAGCTCACCAATTTTTTTCTTGTGAGTGCAAACATCCTTTAGAAATTTAGCGTACTTTAGAACTTGTTGGATAGCTTGAAAAAGATGGACGGTAAGTTCCACATTCTTGAAGATTTTCACCACATTGGGGTCAAAGTCTTCATGCTTCTTAGCCTTTTTAGCTACCGACGGAAAAGGAACTGGTGTGGGCTCCTCAAGGGAGTTTTTCCTTTTGGGCTCCTTGACCTTCAATATATCTTCCTCTTCTCTTGCAACATCCTCCTTCTCACCTCTTTCCACCTCCATTTCCTCTTCTATTTCTTCATTGTGGGTTTTCTTGCTCACACTTGTAGGCTTAAGACTAACTTCATATAATTTGGTACCACTCCTTAGGATAATAGTATTAATGCTTTCCTTGGGGTTTGGTTGAGGTTGAGAACGTAGGCCACTGGAGGTGGAAGCTTGGTGGGTGTTGTGATTGTTTGAAGGAGAAAGAGTCAAACGGGATAAGGCTTCGGCAATGGTTGTCATGTAAGTTTCTTGCTTCTTATGGAACTCCCGTTGCTCTTGCATGAAAGCTTGAAGATTGCCCTCCTCATGGGGGAGATTGAAGAGGGTGGGATGATGGTAAATATTAGGTTGCTTTATGTATGGTGGCCGAAAAGGTGGATGAGAAGAAGTTGGTGGTTGGAAGAATAGAGGGGCTTGGGAGCTTAGTGGTTTTGGCTCATGTAGAGGGTAGGGGTATAAACATGTGGTGGTGAAGGATTATAATGATAATGAGTCTCACTATGTATGGGAGGTTGGTAGGCATTATGATTATAGGGCTCATATGGAGGTCCTTGTTGCCAAGAATTGCATGCTTGTGACTCCTCCTTAGATTGGCTTTCCATACCATGATGCGACCCGATGTTGGTATTGTTATTCCCTACAACATGataacaaccaaactccaagccaAAGGGTGATAGCTCATAGTGAAAAGGAAAGATAAAATGCAAAGGTATTAACAAGGGTAATGAATAAATCAAAAGATGTCCTAACTTTCACTACTTACCAAAACTATCTAGATAAGGTGTTAACTACCAATTAATGTCAAGTGACAAACAAAAATCAagtatttacactattcacatattcacaacaactaAAATTATAGC harbors:
- the LOC112742812 gene encoding uncharacterized protein, with translation MTTIAEALSRLTLSPSNNHNTHQASTSSGLRSQPQPNPKESINTIILRSGTKLYEVSLKPTSVSKKTHNEEIEEEMEVERGEKEDVAREEEDILKVKEPKRKNSLEEPTPVPFPSVAKKAKKHEDFDPNVVKIFKNVELTVHLFQAIQQVLKYAKFLKDVCTHKKKIGELGKNPVNDSISSLIPEKCSDPRPCLVTYVIGGMKFMDCMCDLGACVSIMPLLIYEKLNLSPLKRSRARFVLANKSIVSAVGIAENVLVNIQELLFFVDFHILKTPPIDSDKPSSILLGRPFLKTSRFKLDTFSGSYSFEAEGKVVKFTLEGAKKPTHEAYSIFGCDLIEERVVEPNVGYEEEKVVKEPISWEHTQSKHAKELEIFLLGEVPNVDH